A DNA window from Roseovarius sp. Pro17 contains the following coding sequences:
- the cofD gene encoding 2-phospho-L-lactate transferase: protein MNGARFTGKIAALCGGVGGAKLALGLSHLLEPDQLSIIVNTGDDFEHFGLAISPDIDTVIYTLSGEVNPETGWGRKDETWRFMEALTRLGGETWFNLGDTDLATHAFRTGRLAGGAGLTDVTREIARAMGIKVAILPATDDPIRTVVETDEGALPFQRYFVGRQCQPAVRSLRYENARNTRPTPQVVAALEAPDLAAIVICPSNPFLSVEPILAIPGIRERIEARDVPVIAISPIIAGQSIKGPLGKMMGEFGMASDVASIADHYRGLVDILVVDEADREAVFDGTKKRVTKTLMKTLDDRIALADFVLRTAIDAKGDTK, encoded by the coding sequence ATGAACGGCGCGCGCTTCACCGGCAAGATCGCGGCGCTGTGCGGCGGTGTGGGCGGGGCCAAACTGGCGCTGGGCCTCTCGCATCTGCTGGAGCCCGACCAGTTGTCGATCATCGTGAATACCGGGGACGATTTCGAGCATTTCGGCCTCGCGATTTCGCCGGATATCGACACGGTAATCTACACGCTTTCAGGCGAGGTGAACCCCGAAACCGGCTGGGGCCGCAAGGATGAGACTTGGCGTTTCATGGAGGCGCTGACCCGCCTCGGCGGTGAAACGTGGTTCAACCTTGGCGACACCGATCTGGCGACGCACGCGTTTCGCACTGGGCGGCTGGCGGGCGGGGCCGGGCTGACCGACGTTACGCGCGAGATTGCCCGCGCCATGGGCATCAAGGTAGCGATCCTTCCGGCGACGGACGATCCGATCAGAACCGTGGTCGAAACCGATGAGGGCGCTCTGCCGTTCCAGCGCTATTTTGTGGGCCGTCAATGCCAGCCCGCTGTGCGTTCGCTACGCTATGAAAACGCCCGCAACACGCGCCCCACGCCGCAGGTCGTCGCGGCGCTGGAAGCACCCGATCTGGCGGCGATTGTGATCTGCCCGTCCAACCCGTTCCTGTCGGTCGAGCCGATCCTCGCCATTCCGGGCATCCGCGAGCGCATAGAGGCGCGGGATGTCCCGGTGATAGCCATCAGCCCGATCATCGCGGGGCAATCCATCAAGGGGCCGCTCGGCAAGATGATGGGCGAGTTCGGAATGGCCTCGGACGTGGCCAGCATCGCCGATCACTATCGCGGTCTGGTGGACATCCTAGTCGTTGACGAGGCCGACCGCGAGGCCGTCTTTGACGGGACGAAAAAGCGGGTGACCAAGACACTGATGAAGACATTGGACGACCGCATCGCGCTGGCCGATTTCGTGCTGCGCACCGCAATCGACGCGAAAGGGGATACGAAATGA
- a CDS encoding amino acid ABC transporter substrate-binding protein: MLGILGGVAIAFSAGSASAQNKVIKIGAPLALTGGLAEEGHKQEAAYNLWLEKINEAGGIDVGGEKYDIELVTYDYQTDGNRAQQLAETLITRDKVDFMTAPFGSGHTKIVAGVAERYGVPIVAVASSEPVHDQGYTNLFGTLSPSLGLVSAMLTYFKEVKPDVKTIAIVGRDDVFPKIMAEVMEREANAAGLEVVYTSLYPVGSLDHSSAITGIKSSEPDWVYVTGYTQDLVLFRQQMADLGVKAPIVTMITGPAYQEFIDNLGSLADGVTSATWWHASAPFEGDDVFGTPEAFNAAYKEKTGEDADYVSASSAAALIALTKALEIAGTTDRDAVREALATMDIKTFFGPINFREDGMNAARDLPVIQVQEGEIKVVYPADIRTSDMVLMDD, encoded by the coding sequence TTGCTCGGCATATTGGGCGGGGTCGCTATCGCATTTTCGGCAGGAAGCGCCTCGGCGCAAAACAAGGTTATCAAGATCGGAGCGCCGCTGGCCTTGACCGGTGGGCTGGCCGAAGAAGGTCACAAGCAGGAGGCTGCCTACAATCTCTGGCTGGAAAAGATCAACGAGGCCGGTGGCATTGATGTCGGCGGTGAGAAGTATGATATCGAGCTTGTCACCTATGACTATCAGACCGACGGAAACCGGGCCCAGCAACTGGCCGAGACGCTGATTACCCGCGATAAAGTGGACTTCATGACCGCGCCGTTCGGGTCGGGCCACACCAAGATCGTGGCAGGCGTCGCCGAACGTTACGGCGTGCCCATCGTAGCAGTGGCATCGTCCGAGCCGGTCCATGATCAGGGTTACACCAATCTGTTCGGCACGTTGTCGCCTAGCTTGGGATTGGTCAGCGCGATGCTTACCTACTTCAAAGAGGTCAAGCCTGACGTTAAAACGATTGCGATCGTCGGACGCGATGACGTCTTTCCCAAGATCATGGCCGAAGTGATGGAGCGCGAGGCGAATGCCGCCGGACTCGAAGTCGTCTATACCAGCCTCTATCCGGTCGGATCACTCGACCACTCGTCCGCTATCACTGGCATCAAGTCGTCCGAGCCCGATTGGGTCTATGTGACAGGCTACACGCAGGATCTGGTGTTGTTCCGACAGCAAATGGCCGATCTGGGCGTCAAGGCGCCAATCGTGACGATGATCACCGGCCCCGCCTATCAGGAGTTCATCGACAACCTCGGCAGCCTCGCCGATGGCGTGACCAGCGCGACATGGTGGCACGCATCCGCGCCTTTCGAGGGCGACGATGTGTTCGGCACGCCCGAAGCGTTCAACGCCGCCTATAAGGAAAAGACCGGCGAAGATGCGGATTACGTCTCGGCGTCCTCGGCGGCTGCGCTGATTGCGCTGACCAAGGCGCTGGAGATCGCCGGAACCACCGATCGGGACGCTGTGCGCGAAGCCTTGGCGACGATGGACATCAAGACGTTCTTCGGTCCGATCAACTTCCGTGAGGACGGTATGAATGCGGCGCGCGATCTGCCGGTCATTCAGGTTCAGGAGGGTGAAATCAAGGTCGTCTATCCCGCCGATATCCGCACATCCGACATGGTCCTCATGGACGACTAA
- the cofC gene encoding 2-phospho-L-lactate guanylyltransferase, with amino-acid sequence MSALGHIKPLDVWALVPVKAPIWAKTRLAELLSDSERADLQWAMLQDVLDQLLASKELAGVAIVCPDPRIQALAQTRGVRVIGDEPPRGGLNAAVALGTERLRQAGADLVVILPGDVPMLDAADIDRAILCAIQSDATVVVPDTNLEGTNALVFRTERVPQFQFGKNSFSLHSQDVSNGPVSTLRLPSIARDIDWPDDLAALRRLRGDGAAPQTNSVLETCAYLTTAKELEKSQ; translated from the coding sequence ATGAGCGCATTGGGACATATCAAACCCTTAGATGTCTGGGCCCTCGTTCCGGTCAAGGCACCAATCTGGGCCAAGACGCGGCTGGCAGAACTGCTCAGTGATAGCGAGCGGGCGGACCTGCAATGGGCCATGCTTCAGGACGTTCTGGATCAATTGCTAGCCTCCAAGGAGTTGGCAGGCGTGGCAATCGTGTGTCCGGACCCGCGTATTCAGGCCTTGGCCCAAACACGCGGTGTCCGCGTGATCGGGGATGAACCGCCGCGCGGCGGGCTGAACGCGGCCGTGGCGCTGGGCACCGAGCGGCTGAGGCAGGCGGGCGCCGATCTGGTGGTGATCCTGCCGGGCGATGTGCCGATGCTGGATGCGGCCGATATCGACCGGGCGATCCTGTGCGCGATTCAAAGCGACGCGACAGTGGTGGTCCCTGATACGAACCTTGAGGGGACCAACGCACTTGTGTTCCGCACGGAGCGTGTCCCGCAGTTTCAATTCGGCAAAAACAGTTTCAGCCTTCACTCGCAAGACGTCTCAAACGGCCCGGTCAGTACGCTGCGGCTGCCGTCTATTGCGCGCGATATCGACTGGCCGGACGACCTGGCCGCCCTGCGGCGGCTGCGTGGGGACGGGGCTGCGCCTCAAACGAATTCAGTCTTGGAAACCTGCGCATATCTGACGACCGCAAAGGAATTGGAGAAAAGCCAATGA
- the cofH gene encoding 5-amino-6-(D-ribitylamino)uracil--L-tyrosine 4-hydroxyphenyl transferase CofH: MTDQFPIQKWATRIASGGRLSSAEAASLEHVDDLASLCHAASLVRDEGFGDTMSVSRKVFIPLTKLCRDVCHYCTFAHPPKRGEKAFMTPDEVLEIARAGARAGCDEALFTLGDKPELRYRVAREELAELGYATTVEYLTAVARMVLEETGLLPHINAGIMSEDEILALREVSLSQGIMLETVSDRLSERGMPHFGSPDKVPAVRLAMVEAAGRAAVPFTTGILIGLGETRAERIEALLALRDLHERYGHIQEIIIQNFRAKPGTKMADAPEPTLEDHQWTIAVARLIFGAEVSVQAPPNLRSGELGPLVKAGLNDWGGVSPVTPDHVNPEAPWPELDQLGRETAEAGKVLVPRLAIYPAWLRDAEKWLAPKVLTAALKKADGQGYAQEHLWRVGRQNQTAPVEVPLSAGPALSTPLARAIDRGVAGRTLSEEDMVALFSARGSHASAVRSAADAVRKEKNGNQVQYVVNRNINYTNLCTYKCTFCAFSKGNTAEHLRGKPYDLEPSEIARRTTEAWQRGGTEVCMQGGIHPDYTGDTYLEICRIVKGAVPDMHIHAFSPLEVSQGAQTLGLPVAEYLQMLKDAGLGTLPGTAAEILDEEVRRKLCPDKLSTDEWLSVIEAAHGVGLRTTATIMYGHIDGYHNWARHLNRIRALQEKTGGFTEFVPLPFVHMEAPVYLRGAARQGPSYREAVLMHSVARLALNGAIDNIQVSWVKMGADGVTAALNAGANDLGGTLMNESISRAAGSEFGQEMSPDKMDALIRASGRIPSQRTTLYKPAAPELVDRSYAAAEIMPVVQSRAGKHARFGGAAQKRKIPAE; the protein is encoded by the coding sequence ATGACAGATCAATTTCCAATCCAAAAATGGGCGACCCGCATCGCCTCGGGTGGTAGATTGTCCAGTGCCGAGGCAGCGTCGCTAGAGCATGTGGATGACCTTGCTTCGCTTTGCCATGCGGCATCGCTTGTGCGGGACGAAGGGTTTGGCGATACCATGTCAGTATCGCGCAAGGTATTCATTCCGCTGACGAAACTCTGCCGTGACGTTTGCCACTATTGCACGTTCGCCCACCCGCCAAAGCGCGGTGAAAAGGCGTTTATGACCCCTGACGAGGTCTTAGAGATCGCCCGCGCCGGCGCGCGTGCTGGATGCGACGAGGCGCTCTTTACGCTCGGCGACAAGCCCGAGCTGCGCTACCGCGTGGCACGCGAAGAACTGGCTGAACTGGGCTATGCGACGACCGTAGAATACCTGACCGCCGTGGCGCGCATGGTGCTGGAGGAAACCGGCCTGCTGCCCCATATCAACGCCGGGATCATGAGCGAGGATGAAATCCTAGCCCTGCGCGAGGTATCGCTATCGCAGGGCATCATGCTGGAAACGGTTTCGGACCGCCTCAGCGAGCGGGGAATGCCGCATTTTGGATCGCCCGACAAAGTGCCGGCAGTGCGTCTGGCCATGGTCGAGGCCGCCGGACGGGCCGCTGTTCCCTTCACCACCGGCATTCTGATCGGCCTTGGCGAAACGCGCGCCGAGCGTATTGAGGCGCTGCTGGCGCTGCGCGATCTGCACGAGCGGTATGGCCATATACAAGAGATCATAATCCAGAACTTCCGCGCCAAGCCGGGTACGAAAATGGCTGATGCGCCCGAGCCCACGCTAGAGGATCATCAATGGACCATCGCGGTGGCCCGGCTAATTTTCGGCGCCGAGGTATCTGTCCAAGCGCCGCCAAACCTGCGCTCGGGGGAACTGGGGCCACTTGTGAAGGCCGGGCTGAACGACTGGGGCGGCGTGTCGCCTGTCACGCCCGATCACGTCAATCCCGAAGCGCCGTGGCCCGAACTGGATCAGCTGGGGCGCGAGACGGCCGAGGCGGGCAAGGTGCTGGTGCCGCGCTTGGCAATTTATCCGGCGTGGCTGCGAGATGCTGAAAAGTGGCTCGCCCCCAAGGTGCTGACTGCGGCGCTGAAAAAGGCCGACGGTCAGGGTTATGCGCAGGAGCATCTCTGGCGCGTCGGCAGGCAGAACCAAACCGCGCCTGTCGAGGTGCCGCTTAGCGCCGGACCAGCGCTGTCGACGCCGTTGGCGCGCGCGATTGATCGCGGCGTCGCGGGGCGCACATTGTCCGAAGAGGATATGGTCGCCCTGTTTTCCGCGCGTGGCTCACACGCGTCTGCGGTGCGATCCGCCGCCGATGCCGTGCGCAAGGAAAAGAACGGCAATCAGGTGCAATATGTGGTCAACCGCAACATCAACTACACCAATCTTTGCACCTACAAATGCACCTTCTGCGCCTTTTCCAAGGGCAACACGGCCGAGCATTTGCGCGGCAAACCCTACGATCTGGAACCGTCCGAGATTGCGCGCCGCACGACTGAAGCATGGCAGCGCGGCGGCACTGAGGTCTGTATGCAGGGCGGCATCCATCCCGACTACACCGGCGACACCTATCTGGAAATCTGCCGGATCGTGAAGGGTGCGGTGCCGGACATGCACATTCACGCCTTTTCGCCGCTGGAAGTGTCGCAAGGTGCGCAAACGCTGGGCCTGCCCGTCGCCGAGTACCTACAGATGCTCAAGGATGCGGGCCTAGGCACCTTGCCTGGCACGGCAGCCGAAATTTTGGACGAGGAGGTGCGCCGCAAGCTGTGCCCCGACAAGTTGTCGACCGATGAATGGCTATCGGTGATCGAGGCCGCGCATGGCGTCGGGCTGCGCACCACCGCAACGATCATGTATGGCCACATCGACGGCTATCACAATTGGGCGCGCCACCTGAACCGAATCCGCGCCTTGCAGGAAAAAACAGGCGGGTTCACGGAATTTGTGCCGCTGCCCTTCGTGCATATGGAAGCGCCTGTTTACCTGCGCGGCGCGGCCCGTCAGGGGCCGAGTTACCGCGAGGCCGTGCTGATGCACTCGGTCGCGCGACTGGCGCTGAATGGGGCCATCGATAATATTCAGGTTTCATGGGTTAAAATGGGTGCAGATGGTGTAACAGCGGCGCTGAATGCTGGGGCCAACGATCTAGGTGGCACGCTGATGAACGAATCCATCAGCCGGGCGGCGGGTAGCGAGTTTGGTCAGGAAATGTCACCGGACAAGATGGACGCATTGATTCGTGCCTCGGGTCGCATCCCCAGCCAACGGACCACCCTATATAAACCGGCGGCGCCTGAGCTGGTTGATCGGTCCTATGCGGCCGCTGAAATCATGCCGGTCGTTCAGTCGCGCGCGGGCAAACATGCGCGCTTTGGCGGTGCCGCGCAAAAAAGAAAGATCCCGGCGGAGTAG
- a CDS encoding class I adenylate-forming enzyme family protein: MVCAKFSRHPAETAEAYLTQGVWQQDTLCDLLDAWAEKTPDRVFVREVSGRHFTFGELSTVSRKFANALLDLGLKKGDVVAIQLPSSIEFVIAYFGVLRMGGILATMHMPYEENELRSLLEFSGAKAAICAPADDRRDRPAVMDKLRNELPDLKHVIVARGDVDGDQFHRMADMIAKASLDDIADPPSASDGALLCFTSGTSSAPKAVIHACETLLADARAYITTIDGRQDDHSMIAPPFTHIFGLECVNNALTVGSSIVPMDQFTPQAFADMLERQKPTIVYGAPAHLAATLRDNQLEGRDLSSIRHVILGGALCAPSVAREFEDHLPNGKIGILFGMTESLLVTQTDYDSSPQERHGTVGKPVTGIDVRIVDADGAPLGPGVEGALQLHGFTIMAGYLGNDAANEKAFTNDGWFDCGDTAMWDDHGNVVITGRSIDVINRGGVKINPSDIEAAISEHPDIIQVALVPMPDYVLGEKICAALTMRPGTSISVEDLSAFLADRKIAKMRRPEHVVIVDEMPMTPTKKIIKSLLCKQLFPTE; encoded by the coding sequence ATGGTCTGCGCAAAGTTTTCACGGCATCCTGCGGAAACGGCCGAAGCCTATCTGACGCAAGGGGTCTGGCAGCAAGATACGCTTTGCGATCTGCTGGACGCTTGGGCGGAAAAAACGCCCGACCGGGTTTTCGTGCGCGAGGTCAGCGGACGGCATTTCACCTTTGGCGAGCTTTCGACAGTATCGCGCAAATTCGCGAACGCCCTGCTGGATCTGGGCCTAAAGAAAGGCGATGTCGTCGCCATCCAGTTGCCCAGCAGCATCGAGTTCGTCATCGCCTATTTCGGTGTCCTGCGGATGGGCGGCATTCTGGCGACCATGCACATGCCTTACGAGGAAAACGAGCTACGCTCGCTGCTGGAATTCTCGGGGGCCAAGGCCGCGATTTGTGCGCCTGCGGATGACAGGCGTGACAGGCCTGCCGTTATGGACAAGCTTCGAAATGAACTGCCCGACCTTAAACATGTTATCGTTGCGCGGGGCGACGTGGACGGCGATCAGTTTCATCGGATGGCGGACATGATCGCCAAGGCGTCGCTGGACGACATCGCCGATCCGCCAAGCGCCAGTGACGGGGCGCTCTTATGCTTCACCTCGGGCACGTCCAGCGCCCCCAAGGCCGTCATTCACGCGTGCGAGACTTTGCTGGCCGATGCCCGCGCCTACATAACGACGATCGACGGGCGCCAGGACGACCATTCGATGATCGCGCCGCCCTTTACCCATATTTTCGGTCTCGAATGTGTGAACAATGCTCTCACGGTCGGCAGCAGCATCGTGCCGATGGATCAGTTCACGCCGCAGGCCTTTGCGGACATGCTGGAACGGCAAAAGCCCACCATCGTCTATGGCGCCCCGGCCCATCTGGCCGCGACATTGCGCGACAATCAGCTGGAGGGGCGCGATCTGTCGTCGATCCGGCACGTGATCCTTGGCGGTGCACTCTGCGCCCCCTCGGTCGCGCGCGAGTTCGAGGATCATCTGCCCAATGGCAAGATCGGCATTCTCTTTGGTATGACCGAGTCGCTGCTGGTCACGCAGACCGACTACGATTCCAGCCCGCAGGAACGGCACGGCACCGTCGGTAAACCGGTGACGGGAATCGATGTACGCATCGTGGATGCGGATGGCGCCCCGCTCGGGCCGGGTGTCGAGGGTGCGCTGCAACTGCATGGCTTTACCATCATGGCCGGATACCTCGGAAATGATGCGGCCAACGAAAAGGCCTTTACCAATGATGGCTGGTTCGATTGCGGTGATACGGCGATGTGGGACGATCATGGGAATGTCGTGATCACTGGCCGTTCCATCGACGTCATCAATCGCGGCGGGGTCAAGATCAACCCCTCCGACATAGAGGCGGCGATTTCCGAACATCCTGACATCATTCAGGTCGCGTTGGTCCCGATGCCGGACTACGTTCTGGGCGAGAAAATCTGCGCCGCCCTGACCATGCGGCCCGGCACCTCAATCAGCGTCGAGGATCTGAGCGCTTTTCTTGCCGACCGCAAGATTGCCAAGATGCGCCGCCCCGAGCATGTCGTCATTGTAGACGAAATGCCGATGACTCCTACGAAAAAGATCATCAAGAGCCTGCTGTGCAAGCAGCTGTTTCCCACTGAATGA
- a CDS encoding GntR family transcriptional regulator: MRNIKPRYVDIAETLERELVELSPNSLLPTEEQMSKRFEVSRITVRAALELLENSGQISRMRGRGTIVSPKKLVRTFSPFLSFEADMKSHGIDFKTQVLSFEKSVTAPPKFLQQLELPAGSLVTRLSLVRLVEEQVICHDQRYYPDEIGNKIDPAQAETKACSEIIQNAIGEKIRRVRWDSEILSSSQDVAAALGLANRALVFTSNYTWFAKKRRPIETGLVSYRVDRCKFRFEERLRDDMSDDDAP, encoded by the coding sequence ATGCGAAACATAAAACCTCGATACGTCGACATAGCGGAAACCCTCGAACGCGAATTGGTCGAACTGTCGCCCAATTCCCTGCTGCCGACGGAAGAGCAGATGTCCAAGCGCTTTGAGGTTAGCCGCATCACTGTCAGGGCTGCGCTGGAGTTGCTGGAAAACAGTGGTCAGATCTCGCGTATGCGGGGTCGTGGCACCATCGTAAGCCCCAAAAAACTGGTCCGGACCTTTTCGCCCTTCCTCAGCTTTGAAGCGGACATGAAGAGCCACGGCATCGACTTTAAAACGCAGGTTCTGTCCTTTGAAAAGAGCGTCACCGCACCGCCGAAATTCCTGCAACAGCTGGAATTGCCCGCAGGTAGCCTCGTTACGCGATTGTCGCTGGTGCGCTTGGTCGAGGAACAGGTCATTTGCCATGATCAACGCTATTATCCCGACGAAATCGGCAACAAAATTGACCCCGCTCAGGCCGAGACCAAGGCCTGCTCGGAAATAATTCAAAATGCGATCGGTGAAAAAATCCGACGCGTGCGCTGGGACAGCGAGATCCTGTCGTCGTCACAGGATGTCGCCGCCGCCCTCGGACTGGCCAACAGGGCGCTGGTGTTCACCAGCAACTACACTTGGTTCGCCAAGAAGCGCCGCCCCATCGAGACCGGGCTGGTCAGCTATCGGGTTGATCGGTGCAAATTCCGCTTTGAGGAGCGTCTGCGTGACGATATGAGCGACGACGACGCGCCCTAA
- the cofE gene encoding coenzyme F420-0:L-glutamate ligase, whose translation MSVRALSFLIPGSIPKIAQRDDLVCVILDALERDGQALQPGDIVVVAQKIVSKSEGKTVDLGAITPSDDAKALAEKTGKDPRLLEVILTESSDVLRAKRDVCIVEHKLGHIMANGGIDHSNISAPEDGDDMVLLLPDDPDRSARALRAGFEAAGGAPIGVVITDSFGRPWRLGTVGVAIGVAGPAALIDRRGERDLFGRTLESTEIGFADGIAAAAVLAMGEGAEGSPVVVIRGLPWEDTQQAAHDVLRPRDKDMFR comes from the coding sequence ATGAGTGTCCGCGCCCTCAGCTTCCTCATACCCGGCTCGATCCCTAAAATTGCTCAACGGGACGATCTGGTTTGTGTCATTCTCGACGCTCTGGAACGGGACGGCCAGGCGTTACAACCCGGCGATATCGTCGTCGTTGCGCAAAAGATCGTCTCAAAGTCCGAAGGCAAAACTGTTGATCTGGGGGCCATCACGCCCTCAGATGATGCCAAGGCGCTGGCGGAAAAGACCGGCAAGGATCCCAGATTGCTCGAAGTGATCCTGACGGAATCAAGCGACGTTCTGCGCGCAAAGCGCGACGTCTGCATCGTAGAGCACAAGCTGGGGCATATCATGGCGAATGGCGGAATAGATCATTCCAACATCTCCGCGCCAGAAGATGGCGATGACATGGTGCTATTGTTGCCCGACGATCCTGACAGGTCGGCGCGGGCGCTGCGCGCAGGATTTGAGGCCGCAGGCGGCGCGCCCATCGGTGTGGTGATCACGGATAGCTTCGGGCGGCCCTGGCGGCTGGGCACGGTGGGGGTGGCCATCGGCGTTGCTGGACCTGCCGCGCTGATCGACCGGCGCGGCGAGCGTGATCTGTTCGGTCGCACGCTGGAATCCACGGAAATCGGTTTCGCTGACGGCATTGCAGCCGCCGCCGTTCTCGCCATGGGGGAAGGGGCCGAAGGATCGCCCGTCGTCGTCATCCGGGGCCTGCCTTGGGAGGATACGCAGCAGGCGGCGCACGATGTCCTGCGCCCGCGCGACAAGGACATGTTCCGATGA
- the npdG gene encoding NADPH-dependent F420 reductase — protein MKDLVLAVVGGTGALGGGLALRLARAGFKVSIGSRDAGRAADAAKEVADATGSDRISGTDNFSAAKDADIVFVTVPFASQSATLGDIASVVKGKIVVDTTVPLVPPKVARVQLPAEGSAAAIAAKALGDDVRLVTGFHNVSSHKLSGEGETGCDVLIFGDDVEAREQIVEITNQLGVRALHGGPLDNSVAAEAMTSLLIAINKRYKVKDGAGIMITGIPAG, from the coding sequence ATGAAAGATCTAGTTTTGGCTGTTGTTGGCGGCACCGGCGCGCTTGGCGGCGGCTTGGCCCTGCGGCTTGCGCGGGCCGGGTTCAAGGTCTCGATCGGATCGCGCGATGCGGGCCGCGCGGCGGACGCCGCCAAAGAGGTTGCTGATGCAACCGGGTCGGACCGGATCAGTGGGACCGACAATTTCTCGGCGGCCAAGGACGCGGATATCGTGTTCGTCACTGTGCCATTTGCCAGCCAGAGCGCGACACTCGGCGATATCGCATCGGTTGTGAAGGGCAAGATCGTGGTGGATACCACCGTGCCTCTGGTTCCGCCCAAGGTCGCGCGCGTGCAATTGCCAGCGGAAGGATCTGCTGCGGCAATCGCGGCCAAGGCGCTGGGTGACGATGTGCGTCTGGTCACGGGATTTCACAACGTGTCGTCCCACAAGCTGAGCGGCGAAGGCGAGACGGGCTGCGATGTGCTGATCTTTGGCGATGATGTCGAGGCGCGCGAGCAGATCGTCGAGATCACAAACCAACTTGGCGTGCGCGCCCTGCATGGCGGTCCGTTGGACAATTCGGTCGCGGCCGAGGCGATGACATCCCTGCTGATCGCCATCAACAAGCGTTACAAGGTCAAGGATGGTGCAGGCATCATGATCACCGGCATTCCGGCCGGTTGA